In one Vibrio sp. YMD68 genomic region, the following are encoded:
- a CDS encoding transporter, which produces MELNTLIVGIYFLFLIAIGWMFRTFTSTTSDYFRGGGNMLWWMVGATAFMTQFSAWTFTGAAGKAYNDGFAVAVIFLANAFGYFMNYAYFAPKFRQLRVVTVIEAIRMRFGTTNEQVFTWSSMPNSVVSAGVWLNALAIIASGIFGFDMNMTIWVTGLVVLAMSVTGGSWAVIASDFMQMVIIMAVTVTCAVVAVVQGGGVGEIVNNFPVQDGGSFLWGNNINYLSIFSIWAFFIFVKQFSITNNMLNSYRYLAAKDSKNAKKAALLACVLMLGGVFIWFMPSWFIAGQGVDLAAAYPEAGKKAGDFAYLYFVQEYMPAGMVGLLVAAMFAATMSSMDSGLNRNSGIFVKNFYEPIVRKGNATEKELVTVSKITSAVFGFAIILIAQFINSLKGLSLFDTMMYVGALIGFPMTIPAFLGFFIKKTPDWAGWGTLVVGGIVSYVVGFIINAEMVAAVFGIDALTGREWSDVKVAIGLIAHITLTGGFFMLSTLFYKPLTEKRQADVDKFFGNLSTPLVAESVEQQKLDNKQRQMLGKLIAVAGVGIMCMALLTNPMWGRFVFILCGVIVGGVGLLLVKAVDDKIEQPA; this is translated from the coding sequence ATGGAACTCAATACCCTGATTGTTGGCATCTATTTCCTATTTCTTATTGCGATAGGTTGGATGTTTAGAACATTTACAAGTACAACCAGTGATTACTTCCGCGGGGGCGGTAACATGCTGTGGTGGATGGTTGGTGCAACCGCTTTTATGACGCAGTTTAGTGCATGGACATTCACCGGAGCAGCAGGTAAAGCGTATAACGATGGTTTTGCTGTCGCCGTGATTTTCTTAGCCAACGCTTTTGGTTACTTCATGAACTACGCCTATTTTGCGCCAAAATTCCGTCAACTTCGCGTTGTCACAGTCATTGAAGCGATTCGTATGCGCTTTGGTACAACGAACGAACAAGTATTTACCTGGTCATCAATGCCTAATTCGGTGGTTTCAGCAGGTGTATGGTTAAACGCACTGGCGATCATCGCTTCTGGCATCTTCGGTTTTGACATGAACATGACTATTTGGGTGACAGGTTTAGTCGTATTAGCAATGTCAGTAACGGGCGGGTCATGGGCGGTTATCGCTTCTGACTTTATGCAAATGGTTATTATCATGGCAGTGACCGTAACGTGTGCGGTTGTCGCAGTGGTTCAAGGTGGCGGTGTTGGTGAAATTGTAAATAACTTCCCAGTTCAGGATGGTGGTTCGTTCCTTTGGGGCAACAATATTAACTACCTAAGCATCTTTAGCATCTGGGCATTCTTCATCTTTGTTAAGCAGTTCTCTATTACGAACAACATGCTTAACTCATACCGTTACTTAGCGGCAAAAGACTCGAAGAACGCTAAGAAAGCAGCACTGCTTGCTTGTGTGTTAATGTTGGGTGGCGTGTTCATCTGGTTTATGCCTTCTTGGTTTATTGCGGGTCAAGGTGTTGATCTTGCAGCCGCCTACCCAGAAGCAGGAAAAAAGGCCGGTGATTTTGCTTACCTATACTTTGTGCAAGAGTATATGCCAGCAGGTATGGTTGGCCTTCTTGTTGCTGCGATGTTTGCGGCAACCATGTCTTCAATGGATTCAGGTCTTAACCGTAACTCTGGTATCTTCGTTAAGAATTTCTACGAACCCATCGTTCGTAAAGGGAACGCAACGGAAAAAGAACTGGTAACAGTATCTAAGATTACATCTGCCGTGTTTGGTTTTGCAATCATCCTTATCGCACAGTTCATCAACTCACTAAAAGGCCTGAGCCTGTTCGATACAATGATGTACGTTGGTGCGTTAATTGGCTTCCCGATGACGATTCCTGCTTTCCTTGGTTTCTTCATCAAGAAGACGCCAGACTGGGCTGGTTGGGGTACGCTAGTTGTTGGTGGTATTGTCTCTTATGTCGTTGGTTTTATTATTAACGCAGAGATGGTAGCAGCGGTGTTTGGTATTGATGCTCTAACAGGACGCGAATGGTCTGATGTTAAAGTAGCGATTGGTCTCATTGCTCACATCACGCTAACCGGTGGTTTCTTCATGCTATCAACCTTGTTCTACAAGCCGCTAACAGAAAAGCGTCAAGCCGATGTAGACAAGTTCTTTGGCAATCTATCTACTCCGTTAGTGGCTGAATCAGTAGAACAACAAAAGTTAGATAACAAACAACGTCAAATGCTAGGTAAACTAATCGCAGTAGCGGGTGTCGGTATTATGTGCATGGCGTTACTAACCAATCCAATGTGGGGACGTTTTGTTTTCATCTTATGTGGGGTGATAGTGGGTGGTGTTGGATTACTGCTTGTTAAAGCTGTTGACGATAAAATAGAGCAGCCAGCATAA
- a CDS encoding oligogalacturonate-specific porin KdgM family protein, with the protein MTQMKTLVIALASVMAAGAASAASFDVRHEYKNSSEQHATRVKLGDSIGNFLVDIEAKFKGKNGEFLKDLQNNGWELGLNYRQKLNDNWTLTYGMPIEGRSSGMTYKPQLRATYSLESIEGLSLSARYRYDIRQNNTSDNERRHRLTGNINYSVDNWRFGLEANYYKADDYILYKDKETNTEYNSTVRYIIGQWAPYAEFGYSSYTKDDSFSGYNNDFELRSRIGVTYSF; encoded by the coding sequence ATGACTCAAATGAAAACCCTTGTTATCGCCTTAGCTTCTGTAATGGCGGCGGGCGCGGCCTCTGCGGCTTCCTTCGACGTTCGTCACGAATACAAAAACAGCTCTGAGCAACATGCGACGCGTGTAAAGCTTGGCGATAGCATTGGTAATTTCTTAGTTGACATAGAAGCCAAGTTCAAAGGAAAAAACGGCGAATTCTTAAAAGACCTACAAAATAATGGCTGGGAGCTAGGTTTAAACTATCGTCAAAAACTAAACGATAACTGGACACTGACCTACGGTATGCCAATTGAAGGTCGTAGCTCAGGCATGACCTATAAGCCACAGCTTCGTGCAACATATTCACTAGAAAGCATTGAAGGCCTAAGCTTAAGTGCTCGTTATCGTTATGATATTCGCCAAAACAACACCTCTGATAACGAACGTCGTCACCGCTTAACTGGTAATATAAACTACAGTGTTGATAACTGGCGCTTTGGTTTAGAGGCAAACTACTACAAAGCGGACGACTATATTTTGTATAAGGATAAAGAAACGAATACCGAATATAATTCAACCGTCCGTTACATCATCGGCCAATGGGCGCCGTACGCTGAGTTCGGTTACTCTTCTTACACGAAAGATGACTCTTTTTCCGGTTACAACAATGACTTCGAATTACGTAGCCGTATCGGTGTGACTTATAGCTTCTAA
- a CDS encoding RHS repeat-associated core domain-containing protein, protein MQPKTIFNPNRRRLLKQAGGISTLAVSGMTIPGVALSATPSSDHLAIKHNPLGFNGERQDPVTGNYHLGKGCRVYNPKLMRFHGYDSMSPFGKGGTNGYAYCLGDPVNQRDPSGHFALLSILIGAIVGAVVGAAVSVAAEGIQMAINPDHKFDWKQVAIGAAIGFITGGIGIAASAPKAGAQLGLAIVKSSVAELVSVPISTVTALSMQPDASKGLQIFGKVLGFSLAIAGVGYGLKNAAQLGKTISKGRVFRKMSHWERNQKFNDKCITLREAVFTGGGIASGISSASAGIAFNTKGHLGKNSYNSDLAMRFFHYGSSISGALSGKSLNPIKNLKSDPGGYISGRFTDLSHVTGLVAVLFTEPGSDENRQWNTVSFLTGITSVYTLNAQNHLKHFNKQPLWEQYGVSERVWNNVKRYHDLDSHLLGF, encoded by the coding sequence ATGCAACCTAAAACTATTTTCAATCCAAATCGTAGGCGATTACTCAAACAGGCAGGGGGAATATCCACGTTGGCCGTATCCGGTATGACAATACCAGGGGTTGCCTTGTCTGCAACGCCTTCATCTGACCATTTGGCGATTAAACACAATCCGTTAGGGTTTAATGGTGAACGCCAAGACCCTGTTACGGGTAACTATCACTTGGGCAAAGGGTGTCGTGTTTACAACCCTAAACTGATGCGGTTCCATGGGTATGACTCCATGAGTCCTTTTGGGAAAGGGGGGACTAATGGTTATGCTTATTGCCTCGGCGACCCTGTTAATCAGCGTGATCCAAGTGGTCACTTTGCCCTACTAAGCATCTTAATCGGTGCCATCGTCGGTGCTGTAGTCGGCGCTGCAGTTTCTGTTGCGGCCGAGGGCATTCAGATGGCCATCAACCCTGATCATAAATTTGACTGGAAACAGGTGGCGATTGGAGCTGCGATTGGTTTTATTACTGGTGGGATTGGGATAGCGGCTTCTGCGCCGAAAGCTGGTGCACAGTTGGGTTTAGCTATCGTTAAATCGTCAGTGGCCGAGTTGGTTTCTGTACCTATTTCCACGGTAACCGCGTTGTCAATGCAGCCCGACGCCTCAAAGGGCTTACAAATATTTGGCAAGGTGCTGGGTTTTTCTTTGGCGATTGCAGGCGTAGGGTATGGTTTGAAAAATGCGGCACAATTAGGAAAAACAATCTCCAAAGGTAGAGTTTTTAGAAAAATGTCACATTGGGAAAGGAATCAAAAATTTAATGATAAGTGCATCACTTTAAGGGAAGCTGTGTTTACGGGTGGAGGAATTGCTAGTGGTATTTCAAGTGCATCCGCCGGTATTGCTTTTAATACCAAGGGGCATCTAGGAAAGAACAGTTACAACAGTGATTTAGCCATGCGATTCTTCCATTATGGTAGCTCTATTTCTGGCGCTTTAAGTGGAAAAAGTTTAAATCCGATAAAAAATTTGAAATCTGATCCAGGGGGCTATATCTCGGGGCGATTTACTGACCTTTCTCATGTGACAGGCCTTGTAGCGGTATTATTTACCGAACCTGGAAGTGATGAAAATAGACAATGGAATACCGTGTCATTTTTAACGGGTATTACCTCAGTCTATACTTTGAATGCTCAAAATCACCTGAAGCACTTTAATAAGCAGCCACTATGGGAGCAATATGGTGTATCAGAACGGGTGTGGAACAATGTAAAGCGGTATCACGATCTAGACAGTCATTTGCTCGGCTTTTAA
- a CDS encoding RHS repeat protein, with product MSIESNAINFVEGLSSAVDVRTGMYSIRVSLGEFFSHKNVGPNFPVFLSYSAGSSEDMGFGRGWSISLSQYDKASGKISLSTGQSFRIYKPWGGNEYEIPYRRVKDIKITYLNDSKELKVMNKEGLCEYLDESSGRLNKVVSQQGKSIYFDYDTWTGRIRRIYDKDGRKMLFDWSKERTKVDIVHKLNDTIFQSMRLKKSGNGIYRRLSSIKLNENLPPIEFSYRYIASSNYDVVETVTHSSGLIEEMVYLDNGHSLPSGAPFSTIPFIQTHTIIPSTDGSLPVTQVEYEYSDKNYLGFASEKVWIAGEDTLFKSSANYSYTTTEIVNGLKKVVRKYNKYHLQDEAKYYDDGELYRKESFEYFADLNANIEVQPAIYSLVKSQATTHYHEDQSRTFSKHYDYDDFANPIFEQDADGSKVIRRYYPSQGAKGACPAHPFGMVAFVKSETLVPNDTATTRTMTMTYRSLKRLDNSNEVFVVLSTQTDEFQSTTFDYYQNPENPLTYGQVRRQKNMFNGYEIKTDVEYQFLNDGLKTTTSFTSHDNLTVTESATVDYFWGQAIELVDEEGVVSQFSYDSLGRKVAAVTAPDTDFEVIQTYSYSVGDGVNSTKQVDAKGNTVEKRFDNAGKLLEVVQGQPGKVPKVVVSCKYDHFGMMTLKTETDWLDGIALPLTTVYQYDINGDVSQVTHPDGRLELITQNPVRLTTRYEHQSGQGERPLMVENTTFDISGRELNKQTYDADGSLIASTDYRYDGYGNLLSVTDTEGRVIDYRYDNIDRLVEVTRTIDGQSICESYTYPEFTTADIPCQVFVNNVLQGQQEFDGLMRLKHQTSLNSGTVDYSYSGTSSMAKSINTASGDQVNFSNNKYLRVPTTISVEGESQLGSAHTYDTKSALPLSNQNYSGKRGVTRDSQGRVLTETVDIDGMERQASFRYSQQGKLLEKSDFFGNTSTYHFDNLGRLARSEEVFLDTSTVTTFEYDAFSRPYKYTTLRGEDKAEVELEFNGFGMEIWRKATFNKSVVFSIEQVFNPRMLLDSRTFTQGSDSTHETFFYDDLARLERYKVTGPNAPVDDYGNTIRKQRFVHDVFGNITKARSVFDDGTSNVAGFYYATLNPQRLESLTNTHVSYPSSVSFSYDAAGNLLNDEQGRSFNYNALNQMTSVEEDGDVLSQYRYDAGGRVVAQSVEENLIHLFYLNGQLVNEKSGATHSSFHNIASGLSSRSVSSPDEEIHQFSLGNSQDSVLETFTSTDGQSREKTSRKYTPYGEG from the coding sequence ATGAGTATCGAATCTAATGCAATTAATTTTGTTGAAGGCCTAAGTTCAGCTGTTGATGTGAGAACTGGAATGTATTCTATTCGGGTTTCTCTGGGGGAATTTTTCTCGCACAAAAATGTAGGGCCTAATTTTCCGGTTTTTTTGTCATATAGTGCGGGAAGCTCAGAAGATATGGGGTTTGGTCGAGGTTGGTCTATTTCTCTTAGTCAATACGATAAAGCCTCAGGAAAAATATCGCTTTCAACGGGTCAATCTTTTCGAATATATAAACCCTGGGGTGGAAATGAATACGAAATACCCTATAGAAGGGTTAAAGATATAAAAATAACATACTTAAATGACAGTAAAGAATTAAAGGTGATGAATAAAGAGGGCCTCTGTGAGTATTTGGATGAGTCTTCTGGTCGATTAAATAAGGTAGTATCACAGCAAGGGAAATCGATTTATTTCGACTATGATACTTGGACGGGAAGGATACGTCGAATTTATGACAAAGATGGTCGTAAGATGCTTTTTGACTGGAGTAAAGAGAGAACTAAAGTCGATATCGTTCACAAGCTCAATGATACGATATTTCAGTCGATGAGATTAAAGAAAAGTGGCAATGGAATATATCGCCGTCTATCTAGCATAAAGCTTAATGAGAATTTACCTCCCATTGAATTTAGCTATCGTTATATAGCGAGCTCAAATTATGATGTGGTTGAGACGGTCACTCACTCCTCTGGGCTAATTGAAGAGATGGTTTATCTTGATAATGGCCATTCCCTTCCCTCAGGAGCCCCTTTTTCAACAATTCCATTTATTCAAACTCATACTATTATCCCTTCAACAGATGGGAGCTTGCCTGTTACACAGGTAGAATACGAGTATTCAGATAAAAACTATCTTGGTTTTGCCAGTGAAAAAGTTTGGATCGCAGGAGAAGATACGCTGTTTAAATCTTCTGCAAATTACTCATATACCACCACAGAGATAGTTAACGGCTTAAAAAAAGTAGTACGTAAATACAACAAGTACCACTTGCAAGATGAGGCTAAATATTATGATGACGGTGAATTGTATCGAAAAGAATCGTTCGAGTACTTTGCAGATTTAAATGCCAACATTGAAGTTCAGCCTGCTATCTATAGCCTGGTAAAGTCGCAAGCAACGACTCATTACCATGAGGATCAATCTCGAACTTTCAGCAAACATTACGACTATGATGATTTCGCTAACCCAATTTTTGAACAAGATGCTGATGGCTCTAAGGTGATAAGACGTTACTATCCATCCCAGGGTGCAAAGGGGGCTTGCCCAGCTCATCCATTTGGAATGGTAGCCTTTGTAAAAAGTGAAACCTTGGTACCTAATGACACCGCAACAACTCGAACTATGACGATGACTTACCGATCGTTAAAACGCTTAGATAATAGCAATGAGGTTTTTGTTGTCCTTAGCACACAAACTGATGAATTCCAGTCAACGACGTTTGATTATTACCAAAACCCAGAAAATCCTTTGACTTATGGCCAAGTTCGACGCCAGAAAAACATGTTTAATGGTTATGAGATAAAGACGGACGTTGAGTATCAGTTCTTAAATGATGGGTTAAAGACCACAACATCGTTTACGAGCCACGACAATCTTACGGTCACCGAATCGGCAACCGTTGACTACTTTTGGGGGCAAGCTATCGAGCTTGTTGATGAAGAAGGCGTTGTGAGCCAATTTAGTTATGATTCCTTGGGTCGAAAAGTGGCTGCAGTGACGGCGCCAGACACTGATTTTGAAGTGATTCAAACGTATAGCTACAGCGTTGGGGATGGGGTTAATAGCACGAAACAGGTCGATGCTAAGGGCAATACGGTGGAGAAGCGGTTTGATAATGCCGGTAAGTTATTAGAGGTGGTTCAAGGGCAGCCCGGTAAAGTTCCGAAAGTCGTTGTGTCTTGTAAGTATGATCATTTTGGCATGATGACGTTAAAGACAGAAACAGATTGGCTTGATGGTATCGCATTACCACTGACGACGGTTTATCAATATGACATTAATGGTGACGTCTCTCAGGTTACTCACCCAGATGGGCGACTTGAGCTGATTACTCAGAACCCGGTGAGGCTAACGACTCGCTATGAACATCAGTCAGGCCAAGGGGAAAGGCCTTTGATGGTCGAAAACACGACGTTCGATATTTCAGGACGTGAGCTAAATAAGCAAACTTATGATGCCGATGGCTCTTTGATTGCCAGTACCGATTATCGCTACGATGGGTACGGTAATCTGCTCAGCGTGACGGATACCGAAGGGCGGGTCATTGACTACCGTTATGATAATATCGACAGGCTTGTCGAGGTAACACGTACCATTGATGGGCAAAGTATTTGCGAAAGTTATACGTACCCAGAATTCACTACCGCCGATATTCCCTGTCAGGTTTTTGTTAATAATGTTCTTCAAGGGCAGCAAGAGTTTGATGGCCTAATGCGTTTAAAACATCAAACCTCCTTAAACAGTGGAACGGTGGATTATTCCTATTCGGGCACATCGTCAATGGCTAAGTCAATTAACACCGCCAGCGGTGACCAAGTGAATTTTAGTAACAATAAATACTTGCGAGTGCCCACCACTATTTCAGTCGAAGGCGAAAGCCAGCTAGGAAGTGCGCATACGTATGATACGAAGTCCGCGCTACCGCTTTCTAACCAAAATTACTCTGGCAAGAGGGGCGTCACTCGAGATTCTCAAGGAAGAGTGCTAACTGAAACTGTGGATATTGACGGCATGGAGCGCCAGGCGAGCTTTCGGTATTCACAGCAAGGTAAGCTACTCGAGAAAAGCGATTTTTTTGGTAATACCAGCACGTATCATTTCGATAATCTTGGCCGACTTGCTCGCTCTGAAGAAGTTTTTTTAGACACAAGTACAGTGACTACATTTGAATACGATGCGTTTAGCCGGCCCTATAAATACACGACGTTACGAGGAGAAGATAAGGCTGAGGTTGAACTTGAGTTCAATGGTTTTGGTATGGAGATTTGGCGAAAGGCGACTTTTAATAAAAGTGTGGTCTTTTCTATCGAGCAGGTGTTTAATCCGCGGATGTTACTTGATTCTCGTACCTTCACACAGGGGAGCGATTCAACGCACGAGACCTTTTTCTACGATGATTTAGCGCGTTTAGAGCGTTACAAAGTGACTGGCCCCAACGCGCCTGTAGATGATTACGGTAATACGATCCGCAAACAACGTTTTGTGCATGATGTTTTTGGCAATATAACGAAAGCACGCAGTGTCTTTGATGATGGTACGTCTAATGTTGCTGGCTTTTACTATGCGACATTGAATCCACAGCGTTTAGAAAGCCTCACCAACACGCACGTAAGCTACCCAAGCAGTGTCAGTTTTTCTTATGATGCAGCTGGAAATCTGCTTAATGATGAGCAAGGACGAAGCTTCAACTATAACGCGTTAAATCAGATGACCTCGGTGGAAGAAGACGGAGACGTGCTATCTCAGTATCGATATGATGCGGGCGGACGAGTAGTCGCTCAAAGTGTTGAAGAGAATCTGATTCACTTATTTTACCTCAACGGTCAATTAGTGAATGAAAAAAGTGGGGCAACCCATAGCAGCTTTCACAATATCGCCTCAGGCTTGTCGTCTCGTAGCGTCTCGTCACCAGATGAAGAGATACACCAGTTTAGTCTGGGTAACAGTCAAGATAGCGTACTGGAAACTTTCACGAGTACCGACGGGCAATCTAGAGAGAAAACCTCGCGAAAATACACACCTTATGGAGAGGGCTGA
- a CDS encoding NAD(P)-dependent oxidoreductase: MTKPVIGFIGLGLMGGNMVENLQTRGYHVNVMDLNAEAVARVIDRGNATAFTSAKELAAASDIVQFCLTTSAVVEKIVYGEDGVLAGIKEGAVLVDFGTSIPASTQKIGAALAEKGASMIDAPLGRTPAHAKDGLLNIMAAGDVETFNKVKPVLEEQGENVFHLGALGAGHTTKLINNFIGMTTVTAMSQAFAVAKAAGVDGQQLFDIMSAGPSNSPFMQFTKFYAVDGEEKLGFSVANANKDLGYFLQMVSDLGTESPIAEGTSKALQAGVDAGLGQNDVPVIFDYFSELKK; this comes from the coding sequence ATGACTAAACCTGTCATTGGTTTCATCGGCCTTGGTCTTATGGGCGGCAACATGGTTGAAAACCTACAAACACGCGGTTACCACGTAAACGTGATGGATCTTAATGCAGAAGCTGTTGCTCGTGTTATTGATCGTGGCAATGCGACCGCATTTACTTCGGCTAAAGAGTTAGCTGCAGCGAGTGACATCGTGCAGTTCTGTCTTACCACTTCAGCTGTTGTTGAAAAGATTGTCTACGGTGAAGATGGCGTTCTAGCTGGAATTAAAGAAGGCGCAGTACTTGTAGACTTCGGTACTTCTATCCCAGCTTCTACTCAAAAAATCGGTGCAGCACTAGCAGAAAAAGGCGCGAGCATGATTGACGCTCCTTTAGGTCGTACGCCTGCACACGCTAAAGATGGTCTACTAAACATCATGGCAGCTGGCGATGTTGAAACATTCAACAAAGTTAAGCCTGTTCTAGAAGAGCAAGGCGAAAACGTATTCCACCTAGGTGCACTAGGCGCAGGTCACACGACTAAGTTAATCAATAACTTCATCGGTATGACAACTGTGACAGCAATGTCTCAAGCGTTTGCTGTTGCTAAAGCGGCAGGTGTTGATGGTCAGCAATTATTCGACATCATGTCTGCTGGCCCATCTAACTCACCATTCATGCAGTTCACTAAGTTCTATGCTGTCGATGGTGAAGAGAAATTAGGTTTCTCTGTTGCCAATGCAAACAAAGATCTGGGTTACTTCCTGCAAATGGTTTCTGATTTAGGTACTGAATCGCCAATCGCTGAAGGTACTTCTAAAGCACTTCAAGCGGGTGTTGATGCGGGCCTTGGGCAAAATGACGTACCGGTAATTTTTGATTACTTCTCAGAACTTAAAAAGTAA
- a CDS encoding 3'-5' exonuclease, with translation MKARLHFSPLHYFHPLERLKRKRKHCLATMKLPSVVEQLLKEPLPTFEDLAKGGEYIVLDIETTGLDSEKDIILSMGWVEISGGRVDLASAHHLYINDDSQINPETAIINHITPQMLAAGVSIHDAMMTFFEAAKGKYLVAHGCIVEENFMKQYLINHYHIQDLPLIWLDTLCLEKSMEKAINQHEDLDLTLGSTRSRYGLPEYNSHNALADAVSTAELFLAQHKRLVSRKDVTIASLYRLSR, from the coding sequence ATGAAAGCACGATTACACTTTTCACCATTACACTACTTTCACCCACTCGAGCGATTAAAACGAAAACGTAAGCACTGTTTGGCGACGATGAAGCTGCCCTCGGTTGTTGAACAACTACTCAAAGAGCCTTTACCAACGTTTGAGGATCTGGCTAAAGGTGGCGAATACATTGTACTGGATATAGAAACCACAGGTTTAGACAGTGAAAAGGACATTATTCTATCGATGGGTTGGGTCGAAATATCAGGAGGGCGAGTTGATCTCGCATCCGCGCATCACCTCTACATTAACGATGATTCTCAAATCAACCCAGAAACAGCGATCATTAACCATATTACCCCACAAATGTTAGCGGCTGGCGTGTCGATTCACGATGCGATGATGACATTTTTTGAAGCGGCGAAAGGGAAATACCTTGTGGCTCACGGCTGTATCGTTGAAGAAAACTTCATGAAACAGTACCTCATCAACCATTATCACATTCAAGATCTTCCTCTGATCTGGCTCGATACCTTGTGCTTAGAGAAAAGCATGGAGAAAGCGATCAATCAGCATGAAGATCTTGATTTAACGCTGGGAAGCACACGATCTCGATATGGATTACCAGAATACAACAGCCATAATGCGTTGGCCGATGCGGTTTCTACCGCCGAACTGTTTCTGGCTCAGCATAAACGACTCGTCAGCCGCAAAGACGTCACCATTGCCTCTCTGTATCGGTTGAGTCGCTGA